The following are encoded together in the Eulemur rufifrons isolate Redbay chromosome 28, OSU_ERuf_1, whole genome shotgun sequence genome:
- the PRLHR gene encoding prolactin-releasing peptide receptor, with the protein MASRSTRGPGVPDLFSGLPPAVTAAANQSAEASVGNGSAPGPDAQALTPFQSLQLVHQLKGLIVLLYSVVVVVGLVGNCLLVLVIARVRRLHNVTNFLIGNLALSDVLMCAACVPLTLAYAFEPRGWVFGGGLCHLVFFLQPVTVYVSVFTLTTIAVDRYVVLVHPLRRRISLRLSAYAVLAIWALSAVLALPAAVHTYHVELKPHDVHLCEEFWGSQERQRQLYAWGLLLFTYLLPLLVILLSYVRVSVKLRNRVVPGCVTQSQADWDRARRRRTFCLLVVVVVVFAVCWLPLHVFNLLRDLDPRAIDPYAFGLVQLLCHWLAMSSACYNPFIYAWLHDSFREELRKLLLAWPRKIVPHGQSVTVSVVI; encoded by the coding sequence ATGGCCTCACGGTCCACTCGGGGCCCCGGGGTCCCCGACTTATTTTCCGGGCTGCCGCCAGCGGTCACAGCTGCGGCCAACCAGAGCGCAGAGGCGTCGGTGGGCAACGGGTCGGCGCCTGGCCCCGACGCTCAGGCCCTCACGCCCTTCCAGAGCCTGCAGCTGGTGCACCAGCTGAAGGGGCTGATCGTGCTGCTCTACAGCGTCGTGGTGGTCGTGGGGCTGGTGGGCAACTGCCTGCTGGTGCTGGTGATCGCCCGGGTGCGCCGGCTGCACAACGTGACCAACTTCCTCATCGGCAACCTGGCCTTGTCCGACGTGCTGATGTGCGCCGCCTGCGTGCCACTCACGCTGGCCTACGCCTTCGAGCCGCGCGGCTGGGTGTTCGGCGGCGGCCTGTGCCACCTGGTCTTCTTCCTGCAGCCAGTCACCGTGTACGTGTCGGTGTTCACGCTCACCACCATCGCCGTGGACCGCTACGTCGTGCTGGTGCACCCGCTGCGCCGGCGCATCTCGCTGCGCCTCAGCGCCTACGCAGTGCTGGCCATCTGGGCGCTGTCCGCGGTGCTGGCGCTGCCCGCCGCCGTGCACACCTACCACGTCGAGCTCAAGCCGCACGACGTGCACCTCTGCGAGGAGTTCTGGGGCTCCCAGGAGCGCCAGCGCCAGCTCTACGCCTGGGGGCTGCTGCTCTTCACCTACCTGCTCCCTCTGCTGGTCATCCTCCTGTCCTACGTCCGCGTGTCGGTCAAGCTCCGGAACCGCGTGGTGCCCGGCTGCGTGACCCAGAGCCAGGCCGACTGGGACCGGGCGCGGCGCCGCCGCACCTTCTGCTTGCTGGTGGTGGTCGTGGTGGTGTTCGCCGTCTGCTGGCTGCCGCTGCACGTCTTTAACCTGCTGCGGGACCTCGACCCGCGCGCCATCGACCCGTACGCCTTCGGGCTGGTGCAGCTGCTCTGCCACTGGCTCGCCATGAGCTCGGCCTGCTACAACCCCTTCATCTACGCCTGGCTGCACGACAGCTTCCGCGAGGAGCTGCGCAAGCTACTGCTCGCTTGGCCCCGCAAGATCGTGCCGCACGGCCAGAGCGTGACTGTCAGCGTGGTCATCTGA